The Planctomicrobium piriforme genome window below encodes:
- a CDS encoding cadherin repeat domain-containing protein: MLRTTLFAGLLRQLRGLTRGNSLHSRRSSRSRRWSNVELLEARTLLSAAPIGSEAVVNTTTFGAQLNAATAVSANGDYVVTWQSEAANGGDDDISAQRYSASGVAIGSEFIVNLTTIGTQHSPSIAMDAAGDFVITWVSEFQDGSGEGIYARRYNFVGVPVGTEFRVNTYTTGAQSQPSAAMDADGDFIISWTSQGQDGNGYGVYAQRFNAAGTAQGSEFKANSYTTRSQSQPAIAADDNGNFVIAWQSFGQDGSGYAVYAQRYTSAGALDGSQFRINARTTGHQMSPSVARDSDGDFVIAWTSYAQDGSNNSIYAKRFNAAGVLQGSEFRINTFTTDSQSQPSVDMNAAGDFIVAWNSDGQDGDLSGVYGQLYSAAGAAQGSEFLVNSSTLGSQSAPAVAITSTGRFVVAWTTDGDESNDSNINAQWFAPVPDVLAVTAYGANVAEQGVLISPVSSLTVAFASKMMTTGAGSITDPANWSLLKNGLDADSLIAGIAVKYVGTSKRYEATLTFTTPLVPSDYTLILRDTAKDITGKAIDGDENGVAGGDFVRNFHIRTPRAVGPEFQVSLPSASDQTNSDVAYDAAGNYVITWRTGAFPGDDGEIVAQRFDAAGMPLGAQIRVNSYVTDKQDYPQIAMEANGDFAIVWLRFLGSPIIEGQRFTAAGARIGSAFEVTNAGSFSFSVAMDEVGDFVVAWGSVDGVDGSGNGIVAQRYDGISGLGSGPFLVNTQTIGNQFYPSVAMDASGDFVVTYESRTSITAEYGVYAQRFHANGAKAGIEFRVNTDTRNALSNQKYFNPVVGMDGAGDFVVAWQNYGQDGDNFGIFAQRYNAAGTALGKEFQVNTGIGNSQYRPELAMNALGDFVVAWTSDLQDGSSRGVYAQRFNPIGTRQGGEFRVNTTTVSEQSFPAVAINDLGSFVISFNNAPPGQSFGVYAQRYSTASDVTGLFLTTGPAIVEGAEYTAPFSTLILGFPVPMSTAGGSSVTSAANWILKRNGVDVSNLLTSFSYAYSAARRQYEVTVTLSAVLTSGDYQLTLRDAVATAAGKPIDGDGNGVAGGAFVRNFGVRNLAAVGPELHPSSPTTDYYQSPDIARNASGAGVIVYDRFGLVQGAEFGGEVYAQRIDANGANVGSEIHVNTYTNNGQGLAAVSIDEQGNFVVVWESIGQDNPMQSGIYGRRFSADGAPLGGEFLVNTYTTSNQDAPDIAMDASGGFVITWESFGQDGSNDGVYAQRYRPDGNREGGEFRVNTTVSSWQRDPGVAMDDAGDFVITWTSQYQDGSAEGIYAQRYNFAGDAQGGEFLVNTVTTSTQKSSAVAMDPAGNFIVTWQSFLNEGSHYGIYAQRYRANGAVDGVNFHVNSYTTSQQIAPSIAVSPFGDFVIAWQSKDQDGGGYGIYAQRYTSTGVYQGTEFRANAYTAQNQRTPAIAYDAVGGFMVVWSSENQDGLGEDSIRAQRYGAFTNLAPTDLSLSNSSVSENQPYGTLVGNLAAIDPNSGDTFTFTLVSGTGSTDNAKFVIDNGNQLKTIVPLDYETQTSCSIRVRVTDAGGLSYEKELTIVVIDGNEPPVLGALNDTITYTRGQGAKIVDTNATVTDADSADFNGGSLSVSLGITGQAGDVFSVKHLGNGAGQIGVAGNNISYGGVLIATMNPGNEMVALSINFLATATLEAVQALIRRVTFNTASMSQTTRTMTFSLNDGDGAAPLPISKNITIF; this comes from the coding sequence ATGCTGCGCACCACTCTGTTTGCAGGGCTTTTGCGTCAATTGCGCGGCCTGACGCGAGGAAATTCACTTCACTCCCGCCGTTCTTCCCGATCGCGCCGCTGGTCGAACGTGGAACTGCTCGAAGCGCGCACATTGCTGTCCGCTGCGCCGATTGGCAGCGAGGCAGTCGTGAACACCACCACATTCGGGGCACAACTCAATGCCGCCACCGCGGTCAGTGCCAACGGCGACTACGTCGTCACCTGGCAAAGCGAAGCTGCGAACGGAGGCGATGACGACATTTCCGCCCAGCGCTACTCCGCCTCCGGCGTCGCCATTGGCAGCGAATTCATAGTCAATCTGACGACCATCGGCACACAGCATTCGCCGTCGATCGCAATGGATGCCGCCGGCGACTTTGTCATCACCTGGGTCAGCGAGTTTCAAGACGGCAGCGGTGAGGGAATCTACGCACGCAGATACAACTTCGTCGGCGTCCCCGTCGGGACTGAATTCCGCGTCAACACCTACACCACCGGAGCCCAGTCGCAGCCCTCTGCCGCTATGGATGCCGATGGCGACTTCATCATCAGTTGGACGAGCCAGGGACAGGACGGCAACGGTTACGGCGTCTACGCCCAGCGCTTCAATGCCGCCGGCACGGCCCAGGGAAGCGAATTTAAGGCCAACTCCTACACCACCAGATCGCAGTCCCAACCCGCGATCGCCGCCGACGACAACGGAAACTTTGTCATCGCCTGGCAAAGCTTTGGGCAAGACGGCAGCGGCTATGCCGTGTATGCACAGCGGTATACCAGCGCAGGTGCTCTGGATGGTTCGCAGTTCCGCATCAACGCCCGCACCACCGGCCATCAGATGTCCCCGTCGGTCGCCCGTGATTCCGATGGCGACTTCGTGATCGCCTGGACCAGCTACGCACAGGACGGCAGCAACAACAGCATCTACGCCAAACGCTTTAACGCGGCCGGCGTGTTGCAGGGTTCGGAGTTCCGGATCAACACCTTCACCACCGACAGCCAGTCGCAGCCGAGCGTCGACATGAACGCCGCCGGCGATTTCATCGTCGCCTGGAACAGCGACGGGCAGGATGGCGATCTATCCGGCGTCTACGGGCAACTCTACAGCGCCGCAGGGGCTGCCCAGGGGAGTGAGTTTCTTGTGAATTCCTCGACGCTCGGAAGCCAGTCGGCTCCGGCGGTCGCCATCACCTCCACAGGTCGTTTCGTCGTCGCCTGGACGACCGATGGCGATGAAAGCAACGACTCCAATATCAACGCCCAGTGGTTCGCCCCGGTACCAGATGTCCTGGCCGTGACAGCCTATGGCGCTAACGTAGCGGAACAGGGCGTCTTGATCAGCCCGGTTTCGAGCCTCACCGTCGCCTTTGCATCGAAAATGATGACCACCGGCGCCGGCAGTATCACAGATCCCGCCAACTGGAGTCTGCTGAAAAACGGACTGGACGCCGACTCTCTCATCGCCGGCATCGCAGTGAAATATGTGGGAACCAGCAAACGGTATGAAGCCACGCTGACCTTCACCACGCCCCTCGTCCCCAGCGACTACACCCTGATCCTGCGCGACACGGCGAAAGACATCACCGGCAAAGCGATCGACGGCGATGAGAACGGCGTTGCCGGCGGCGACTTCGTCCGCAACTTCCACATCCGCACCCCCCGGGCCGTCGGGCCCGAGTTTCAGGTCAGCCTTCCTTCGGCCAGCGACCAGACCAACTCGGACGTCGCTTACGATGCCGCCGGGAATTATGTCATCACCTGGAGAACCGGAGCCTTTCCCGGGGATGACGGGGAAATTGTCGCCCAGCGCTTCGATGCGGCGGGCATGCCTCTCGGCGCACAAATCCGCGTGAATTCCTACGTCACCGATAAGCAGGATTATCCCCAGATCGCGATGGAAGCGAACGGGGACTTCGCCATCGTCTGGTTACGCTTTCTCGGCTCCCCGATCATTGAGGGCCAGCGTTTCACCGCCGCGGGCGCCCGCATTGGATCCGCGTTCGAAGTCACTAATGCAGGCTCGTTCAGCTTCTCAGTGGCGATGGATGAAGTCGGAGATTTTGTGGTGGCCTGGGGGTCGGTCGATGGCGTGGATGGTTCAGGCAATGGAATTGTCGCGCAGCGATACGACGGCATATCCGGCCTGGGCAGCGGACCCTTTCTCGTCAACACCCAGACCATAGGCAATCAGTTCTACCCCAGCGTGGCCATGGACGCCAGCGGTGATTTTGTGGTGACCTATGAGAGTCGCACTTCCATCACTGCTGAATACGGCGTCTACGCGCAGCGCTTCCATGCCAATGGAGCGAAAGCTGGAATCGAATTTCGAGTCAATACGGATACCCGTAACGCTCTCTCCAATCAGAAATATTTCAATCCCGTCGTCGGCATGGATGGCGCGGGAGATTTCGTCGTTGCCTGGCAGAATTACGGACAGGATGGGGACAATTTTGGAATCTTCGCGCAGCGGTACAATGCCGCCGGCACGGCGCTCGGCAAGGAATTTCAGGTCAACACCGGGATCGGCAACAGCCAGTATCGTCCCGAACTCGCCATGAATGCACTCGGCGACTTCGTCGTTGCCTGGACCAGCGACCTGCAGGATGGCAGCTCGCGAGGCGTGTATGCCCAGCGCTTCAATCCCATTGGAACCCGGCAAGGGGGCGAATTCCGAGTCAATACGACAACAGTTAGCGAACAGAGTTTTCCCGCCGTCGCCATCAATGATCTCGGCAGCTTTGTGATCAGCTTTAACAATGCTCCACCCGGCCAGAGCTTCGGCGTCTACGCCCAGCGATACTCCACGGCGTCTGACGTCACCGGCCTGTTTCTGACGACCGGCCCGGCAATTGTCGAAGGGGCTGAATACACCGCGCCCTTTTCCACGCTCATCCTGGGTTTCCCGGTTCCGATGTCCACGGCCGGCGGCTCCAGCGTCACCAGCGCAGCCAACTGGATCCTCAAAAGAAACGGCGTCGATGTTTCCAATCTGCTCACCAGCTTCAGTTACGCCTATAGCGCAGCGCGGCGGCAATATGAAGTGACTGTCACCCTCAGCGCCGTCCTCACCTCTGGCGACTACCAACTGACGCTGCGCGATGCCGTTGCCACGGCTGCTGGAAAACCAATTGACGGCGACGGCAACGGTGTTGCCGGCGGCGCTTTTGTCCGCAATTTCGGAGTGCGAAACCTGGCGGCCGTAGGCCCGGAACTCCATCCGAGTTCGCCGACCACAGACTACTACCAGTCGCCCGATATCGCCCGTAACGCCAGCGGGGCCGGCGTGATCGTTTACGATCGCTTTGGCCTCGTTCAAGGCGCCGAATTCGGAGGCGAAGTCTATGCACAGCGGATTGATGCAAACGGCGCCAATGTCGGAAGCGAGATCCATGTCAATACTTACACAAACAACGGACAAGGCCTCGCCGCCGTCTCGATCGATGAGCAGGGGAACTTCGTTGTGGTCTGGGAAAGCATCGGGCAGGACAACCCCATGCAGAGTGGCATTTATGGCCGCCGGTTCAGCGCTGATGGCGCCCCCCTCGGCGGCGAGTTTCTCGTCAACACCTATACCACCAGTAATCAAGACGCTCCCGATATTGCGATGGACGCCAGCGGCGGATTTGTCATCACCTGGGAAAGTTTCGGGCAAGACGGCAGTAATGACGGAGTCTATGCCCAGCGATATCGCCCCGATGGAAACCGGGAGGGGGGCGAGTTCCGCGTCAACACCACGGTCTCCTCCTGGCAACGGGATCCCGGCGTCGCCATGGATGACGCCGGCGATTTCGTCATCACCTGGACCAGCCAGTATCAGGACGGCAGCGCCGAAGGCATCTATGCCCAGCGGTATAATTTTGCTGGTGATGCGCAGGGGGGCGAGTTTCTTGTCAACACAGTCACCACCAGCACGCAAAAATCTTCCGCAGTCGCCATGGACCCTGCCGGCAACTTTATCGTGACCTGGCAAAGCTTCCTCAACGAAGGCAGCCACTATGGAATCTACGCCCAGCGTTACCGTGCCAACGGTGCGGTCGACGGCGTGAATTTCCATGTGAACAGCTACACCACGTCCCAGCAGATTGCACCGTCCATCGCGGTCAGTCCGTTTGGAGACTTCGTGATCGCCTGGCAAAGCAAGGATCAGGACGGCGGCGGTTACGGAATTTACGCCCAGCGCTACACTAGCACCGGCGTCTACCAGGGGACCGAATTTCGGGCCAATGCCTATACCGCCCAGAACCAGCGTACTCCCGCCATCGCGTACGATGCCGTCGGCGGATTCATGGTGGTCTGGTCCAGCGAAAATCAGGACGGCCTGGGTGAAGATTCCATTCGTGCTCAACGCTACGGCGCCTTCACGAACCTGGCCCCCACAGACCTGTCGCTCTCCAATTCCTCAGTGAGTGAAAACCAGCCCTACGGAACACTGGTGGGGAACCTCGCAGCGATCGATCCCAATTCAGGAGACACGTTCACCTTCACGCTGGTCTCCGGAACTGGCAGCACCGACAACGCCAAGTTCGTGATCGATAACGGCAACCAGCTGAAGACGATCGTCCCCCTTGACTACGAAACACAGACGAGCTGTTCGATCCGTGTCCGTGTCACCGATGCCGGCGGGCTGAGCTATGAAAAAGAGCTGACGATTGTCGTGATCGACGGCAACGAGCCCCCGGTGCTGGGCGCGCTCAACGATACGATCACCTATACGCGCGGCCAGGGGGCGAAGATCGTCGACACCAACGCCACCGTCACTGATGCGGACTCGGCCGATTTCAACGGCGGCTCTCTGAGCGTTTCCCTGGGAATCACAGGCCAGGCTGGAGACGTCTTTTCGGTCAAGCACCTCGGGAACGGGGCTGGCCAGATCGGAGTGGCGGGGAACAACATCTCCTACGGGGGGGTGCTGATCGCGACGATGAATCCAGGCAACGAAATGGTGGCCCTTTCGATCAATTTCCTGGCGACCGCGACTCTCGAGGCGGTGCAGGCGTTGATTCGCCGAGTCACATTCAACACGGCGTCGATGTCGCAGACCACCAGAACGATGACCTTTTCGCTCAACGACGGTGACGGAGCAGCGCCGCTGCCGATCAGCAAGAACATCACGATCTTCTAA